From Arachis stenosperma cultivar V10309 chromosome 2, arast.V10309.gnm1.PFL2, whole genome shotgun sequence, one genomic window encodes:
- the LOC130963386 gene encoding uncharacterized protein LOC130963386 — protein MALATNVSAQISSIPMLNGSNFKVWKDTVEIVLGCMDLDTALREEKPTSTPENLNEVKIEKREKSNRMSIMIMKHSIPEAFRGSITENKDVKKFLKNVEKFFTKNEKAEASSLLSKLVSMRYKGTENIREYIMEMSHLASKLKALKLELSEDLLVHFILISLPTHFGQFKVSYNTLKDTWSLNELISHCVQEEERLQQDKTESAHMASSSQYKRKRDTTANIPSQQKKG, from the coding sequence ATGGCTTTAGCTACCAATGTTTCTGCGCAAATTAGCAGTATTCCTATGCTGAATGGTTCAAACTTTAAAGTTTGGAAGGATACCGTGGAGATTGTCCTCGGTTGTATGGATCTAGACACAGCTCTTCGAGAGGAGAAACCCACTTCCACTCCGGAAAACCTCAATGAGGTTAAAATAGAGAAGCGGGAGAAATCCAATCGAATGAGCATTATGATCATGAAACACTCAATTCCTGAGGCGTTTAGGGGCTCAATTACTGAGAATAAAGATGTCAAAAAGTTCCTAAAGAATGTTGAAAAATTCTTTACTAAGAATGAAAAAGCGGAGGCAAGTAGTCTTTTGAGCAAACTTGTCTCCATGAGGTATAAAGGTACAGAAAACATAAGGGAGTACATTATGGAAATGTCTCATCTTGCTTCAAAGTTGAAAGCACTAAAATTAGAGTTGTCTGAAGACTTACTCGTGCATTTCATTTTGATTTCCCTTCCTACACACTTTGGGCAATTCAAAGTGAGTTATAACACTCTGAAGGACACTTGGTCCTTAAATGAGCTTATATCTCACTGTgtgcaagaagaagagaggCTACAGCAAGATAAGACTGAAAGTGCTCACATGGCTTCATCTTCTCAGTATAAAAGAAAGCGTGATACTACTGCGAATATACCTTCTCAGCAGAAAAAAGGCTAA